GATCTTCTGCTTCTCCTCGTCGATGGCCGTGATCTTGGCGTCCACAATCTGGCCCTCGGAGAGGACATCCTCAGGCTTGTCGATGCGCCGGTCAGCAATCTGGGAAATATGGATCAGGCCGTCCACGCCGGGCACGACCTCGGCAAAGGCGCCGAAGGTCATCAGCTTGACGATGCGGACAGAGGCCACGTCGCCCACCTGGTACTTGTCCATGAACACCTGCCAGGGATCGATGCTGTGATCCTTCACGCCCAGGGAGATCTTCTTCTTCTCGGGATCGAAGGAGATGACGTACACGTCCATGGTATCGCCCACCTTGCAGACCTCGGCGGGGGTCTTGATCCGGCTCCAGCTGAGCTCGGAGATATGTACCATGCCGTCCACGCCGCCGATGTCCACGAACACGCCGTAGCTGGTCATGGACTTGACGGTGCCGGTGTAGTGCTTGCCCACTTCGATGTTGGCCCACACCTCCGCCTGGGCGGCCTTCCGGGCCTCCTCAGTGACGGAGCGGATGGAGCCCACCACGCGCCGGCGGGCGCGGTTGACCTCGGTGATTCGCAGCTGGACCTTCTGCTTCACCATGGCAGACAGATCGGCGCCGCGGGGCTGACCGCTCTGAGAGGCGGGGACGAATACCCGCACACCCTTGACGGACACCACGATGCCGCCCTTGTTCTCCTCGGTGACAGTGCCCTCCAGAACGGTCTTCTCCTCCACGGCCTGCTCGATGTTCTCCCAGACCTTGGCAGCGTCCAGACGCTTCTTGGACAGCTCTGCGTAGCCCTCCACGTCGTTGACGCGGACCACATAGGTCTCGATCTGGTCGCCCACGTGGATGATGTCCTCCGCCTTGACATTGGGGTCGTCGCTCAGCTCGCTGAGCTTGATGTAGGCCGCCTGCTTGGCGCCCACGTCCACCTGCACTTCGGTGGGGGTGATGGCGGTAACGATGCCGGTGACCCGGTCACCGTTATTTAAAGTTTTAAAAGACTGATTCAGTAATTCCTCGAAGGACTCCTCTTTGCCCTCGGCCGCCTTGATTTCTTCGCTCATCGTTGCATATACCTCCTTAATGATGCCCGCAGGCGTGGAGGCACCAGCCGTAAGGCCCGCAACAGTACAACCATTGAAAAAATCCGGCGAGAGCTCGTCCGCGCGTTCAATCTGGACCACGCGGGGGCATCTCCTCAGGCAAATTTCCGTCAGATGTTTGGTGTTGGCGCTTTTACGGTCTCCCACCACGACCATCACGTCTGCTTTGCCGGCGATTTCTGCCGCCTCAGACTGACGTTCATGCGTAGCATTACATATTGTATCAAAGATTTTTACGTTTGTACACTGTTTTTTTATGATTTTCCAAGAAGTTTCAAAAAGTTTTCGGATGCAGGTGGTCTGCGCTACTACGGTAACAGGGATTTCCCGACTTTTCTCATCCCCGTCCAGCCAGGCCTCCACGGCCTCCGGCCCGTCG
This DNA window, taken from Dysosmobacter welbionis, encodes the following:
- a CDS encoding bifunctional 4-hydroxy-3-methylbut-2-enyl diphosphate reductase/30S ribosomal protein S1, coding for MKVLLAKSAGFCYGVKRAVELAAKTGEETGGCWMLGDLIHNSHVVEDLARRGVRKTEDPAGLAAGDTVVIRSHGELKSVLDDLEARGVRCVNATCPNVIRIQRLVAQAEAEGRRPVIIGEPLHPEVMGVASWCRQPLVFDGPEAVEAWLDGDEKSREIPVTVVAQTTCIRKLFETSWKIIKKQCTNVKIFDTICNATHERQSEAAEIAGKADVMVVVGDRKSANTKHLTEICLRRCPRVVQIERADELSPDFFNGCTVAGLTAGASTPAGIIKEVYATMSEEIKAAEGKEESFEELLNQSFKTLNNGDRVTGIVTAITPTEVQVDVGAKQAAYIKLSELSDDPNVKAEDIIHVGDQIETYVVRVNDVEGYAELSKKRLDAAKVWENIEQAVEEKTVLEGTVTEENKGGIVVSVKGVRVFVPASQSGQPRGADLSAMVKQKVQLRITEVNRARRRVVGSIRSVTEEARKAAQAEVWANIEVGKHYTGTVKSMTSYGVFVDIGGVDGMVHISELSWSRIKTPAEVCKVGDTMDVYVISFDPEKKKISLGVKDHSIDPWQVFMDKYQVGDVASVRIVKLMTFGAFAEVVPGVDGLIHISQIADRRIDKPEDVLSEGQIVDAKITAIDEEKQKISLSIRALLTPAAEEEEAPVEE